Within Micromonospora narathiwatensis, the genomic segment CACACGCCGTTCGCCCGGTACCTGTGCGCCGAGTCCGGTGACCTGCTCGACGTGCGTATCGGCGACGTGCACCCGACCCAGCCGTCGCTCGGCTACGACGAGGTGTACTACAAGCTCGGCCGCTACACCCTCGGCAAGGACGCGATCAACAAGAGGTTCGACGACTGGTGCGAGGCCGACGGCCGGGTCGAGGCGGCGAGCGCGTCGCCGGACGCGCGGCTGGACGACCCGACCTCGTTCACCTGTGCCCTGCCGGCCGGCGCGGAGACGGCGGACAGCATCGCCGCCATGAAGACGGTCGTGATCGGTCCCGGTGGCGAGCCGTTCCTCACCGACGGGCACCACACGCTCACCTCCTTCATCGAGACCCCGGACGGCGGTGCCGACCTGCACGTCCGGCTGCGGGTGGTCGCCAATCTGAGCACCCTCACCCGCCAGGACTTCTGGGCCGAGATGCGGGCGCACAAGTGGGTGTACCTGCGTGACCCGCAGGGCAACCCGGTCACCGTGAACAAGCTGCCGACCAGCGTCGGGCTCGCCAACTTCACCGACGACAAGTACCGCAGCCTGCTCTACTTCGGTCGCGACATCGGCTACGCCCAGAACGGGCTGCCGTTCCAGGAGTTCTACTGGGGCAGTTGGGTCCGCGACAGCAAGCCGATCGACCTGGCCACCTGGAACCCGAACGACCAGGCCAGCTACCTGGCCACCGTCAGGGCGCTGACCGAGACGATGACCGTGCTGCCCTGGGACGCCGTCGTCGACAGCGGGTTCACCGCCGCGGAACTCGGCGCGCTGAAGCAGTGGAACGACGGCAAGGCCGCCAACAAGGGCGAGTTCGACAAGCTGAGCAAGCCGTACTCGGAGGCCAAGCCCGGCAAGATCGCCTACGCGGTGGAGTACAAGCGGGCGCACGGCCTGTCCTGACTCTCCCGGACGACCTGGTGGGCGCCGAACCAGTGGGTTCGGCGCCCGCCGCCGTCAGCGGCGGGTCCGAGCTGCACGGACTACGACCCACCGGCATTGGTCATTCGGGTGAGTCGGCCATCCGTCGGCTCGCGGATGATCAAGGCACGGCCGGTTGGAAGCCTGGTGACGGCGACGGACATGAGGCACTATGACTTCACTTCTGCGCAGCTCAAGCCCGGATAGGTACGTGAATAATGCCCCTGTCTCGTCGCATGACAATTTCGGCCGTCGTCGCCACCGTCGTCGTTGGCTCGGGGGTGGCTGTCGCCCTCTGGGCCGACAGCGACCCGCCGTACCGTCCGCCGAGTTCGCACGTGGTCCAGCCGGGTGCCCCCGGCCAACCGGGCAAATCCCTGTCCGGCGACGAGGTGTCCCAGGTCTCGCCGCCCGGGTTCACCGCGGCCGACACCCTGTTCATCGAAGGGATGATCCCGCACCACGCCCAGGCGCTGGAGATGACCGGGCTCCTGGCCGGCCGTACCACCAACCCGGACGTGACCCTGCTCGCGAAGCGGATCGACGTCTCGCAGCGTGACGAGATCACGCGGATGCAGCGGTGGCTCGACGAGCGCGGCGTGCCGAGCGCGGGGCCGCACACGGGCCACGCCGGACATGAGCTCATGCCGGGAATGCTCACCGACAAGCAGTTCGACCAGCTCAAGAAGGCGCACGGCGCGGAGTTCGACCGGCTGTTCCTGACCTTCATGATCGGCCACCACCAGGGAGCCCTGAAGATGGTGGAGGAGCTCTACGCGACGGGCGGCGGGCTTGAGCCGGCCAGCGACCAGTTCGCCCGTGAGGTCAACGCCGACCAGAGCATCGAGATTCAGCGGATGCAGGAGATGCTGGCCAAGATGAGCTGATCTCGGCCCGGTGCGGCAAAGGTGAAGGGCACCTCGACTCGATGGCTTCGAGTCGAGGTGCCCTTTCAGTCAGCGGCAGGTCAGAGCGAGTCCGCCAGGTCCAGCACCGCCGTCTTCAGCTGCTGGTGCTGCGGCGCACCCAGCTTGTTGGAGAGCGCCCGCAGCTGCGCGGCAGCGGCGGACCGCTTGCCGTCAGCCGCGAAGCCCTCGGCCCGCTCCAGGAACATGTCGACCTGGGACTTCACCGGGTGGCCGATGGCGTCGGCCCGCACCAGCTGGTCGTAGTACGCACGCGCGAGCGCGAAGCTCGGCGTCCAGGTGATCTTCGGCTGGCCCTGGGCGTTGAACTGGCTCAGCTGCACCTCCGACGCGGCCTTGATCTCCGCCGCCGACAGGTACTGACTGGGCGTCAGCTTGAACACGTCGAAACCGCGGGCGATCTCGTTGCCGTAGAGGTTGCCGTTGTACCAGTACGCCGACCAGAACCCACCGAGCACGAGCGAGTTCGGGTTGACCGGCCCGCGGTCGAAGAACGCGATCTCCTGCGGGTGGGCCGAGTCGGTGAAGTCGAACACCGAGATGCCGCCCTGGTACCAGGCCTGCATCATGATGTCGCGACCCGGCACCGGAATCAGCGAACCGTTGTGCGCGACGCAGTTCTCCTGCAGCGTCTGCGGAACCGGCAGCTTGTAGTAGCTGGCGAACTTCATCTTCCGGTCGACGATGTCGAAGATGGCGTTGGCGCCCCACTCCGGCTGGTCGGTGTCGCGGCAACGAGCACCGCTACCACCGCCCCACTCGTCGGTGAAGATCACCTTGGTGCCGTCGTTGTTGAACGTCGCCGAGTGCCAGTACGCGAAGTTCGGGTCGGACACCTCGTCGATCCGACGCGGGTTCGCCGGGTCCGAGATGTCGATCAGGATGCCGTTGCCCTGGCAGGCGCCGGCGGCCAGCCCGATCTCCGGGTACGCGGTGATGTCGTGGCAGGCGTTGGTGTTCGGCGTGGGCGACCAGGTCGACCCGGACGGGTGCCGGGGCGTCTGCGGCCCGTTCTGCAGACCGTCGATCCGGCCGGTGGCCGGGTCCGTGAACAGCCGCGGCTCGTTCACCACGGCGGCCTGCTGAGGCGCCGCCACCGGCACCTTGATGACCTCGATCCGCCACCGCGACGGGTTCTGACCGTCCGCGGCGTTGTTGTTGCAGCCCTCCATCGTCGTCGCCGGGCGCACCGAAGCGGTGCCCGAGACATAGATGTAGACGTTGTTCGCGTCCTTCGGGTCGGTCACCAGCGTGTGCGTGTGCGAACCACGGCAGAGCTGAACCGCCGCGACCTGCACCGGGTTGCGCACGTCGCTGATGTCGAAGACCCGGACGCCCTGGAACCGGGTGCCGACGTTCGGGTTCGTGCCGCAGTCGACCCGCCCGCGGGTCTCCTCGACCGACATGAAGAGCAGGTTGTTGTGGACCGAAAGGTCACCCTGCCCACCCGGGCACACGACGCTGGTGACCAGCTGCGGGTCGCTGGACTTGGAGACGTCGTAGATGTTGAACCCGTTGTAGTTGCCCGAGAACGCGTACTTGCCGCCGAAGGTGAAGTCCGAGTTGTAGAACCCACCGTTACCCGGGTTCGCCGGGTCGACGAAACCCGCCGGCTTGTCGCGGTGCGCGACGTGCTCCAGGTTGCTGATCGCCGACTGCGCGTCGAGCCAGCCGGCGCCGAGCCCGATCCGCGGATCGGGCTCCGCCGCCGAAGCCGTGCCGGGCAGTACGCCGACCATGAGGATTCCCGCGGCCAGCACGCCGAGGGCTCGGCGCCCTCTGTGTGGCCAAATTCCCAATCGATGTTTCATCTGCCGCCTTCCGATCGAAAGACCAGACGCGCCGTCCAGATGCTGGGAGAGGCGCGTCGTGTGAGTAAGGACCGTACCGGCCATCGGTCATTGGTCAAGAAGTCAGCGGGATATGCACGTATTTGCGTAAGTAAACTGAGCGGATGGCCGCGGCATGAGATGGTGCTGGTTCACCCCAAAGCTGTCGGTGCGGGAGATCCGTTTCATCGCCGTCGAGCCAGGTCAGCACGCTACAAAGCAGACCGGACCCGACCGGACCATCGCATGACACCACCCGGGGTCCTCGACGCCACCGACCGTTGTCGATCGGAGGCCGCGACAGGCGTAGGAGCCACTGCTCGAATATTCCGCCAACCGTCGGATGATCGGCCCGTAAACCGCACCGTAGCGTCGATGCAATTCACCTCGCTCGGGTCTGACTACTGAACGTAATCGCTGGGCGGGCGTCGCGGATCAGCGTGGCGGGCCGCTGCGGCGGTCGTGGATCGGCGCTTCGTGCTGTCCTGTCCAACCCCCGAAGGGAGCAGCGGTGCCCCCGTATCTGTCCCGTGGTCGACGCAACGCCGCGTTGCTGTTGTCCGCGACGCTGGTGGCGTCCATGACGTCATTGGCCACGAAACCTGCCTGGGCTGCTCCGGAGGAGGCTCCGGAGAACCCGATCTTTCTGACCGGCCCGAACGAGGGCGCGGCGAACGACATCGCGATGCGGTATCTGCGGGCGCACCCGGCCGACTTCGGCGTGCGTGCCGCCGACGTGTCCGAGCTGTCGGTGATGTCGAGCTACACCAGCCAGCACAACGGGGTGACGCATGTCAACCTGGTGCAGCGGCACAAGGACCTCGACGTCTTCGGCGCGGTCAGCACCGTGAACATCGCCCGTGACGGCAGTGTCATCCATGTTGGTGACGCCCTGGTCTCGGATCTGACGGAGAAGGCTTCCGGCAGCGCGTCGCTGGACGCGGTCGAGGCGGTGGAGGCGGCGGCCGAAGGTCTGGACCTGGCCGAGCCGAAGAACGCGAAGGTGATGAGCCGCAACGCCGGCGCGGCCAAGGCTACCGTCGTGTCGGATGCGGGGATCTCGGACGAGCCGATTCCGGCGAAGCTGGGTTGGCAGCAGACCGAGGACGGTCTGCGGCTGGCCTGGCAGCTGGTGATCGACGACTCCTCGGACGACCACCTGTGGAACGCCGCGGTCGACGCCGAGACCGGCGAGCTGCTCAACGCCGACGACTGGACCACCCACGAGAACGCCGAGGAGATCGCCAGCAACCTGGGCCGCAGCGCGACGTCGACGACGCCGACGCAGCTCAGCCCGGCGAACCCCGGCACCCGCAACCCCGTCCAGGACGGCTCGAGCTACCGCGTGTACAACGCGCCCAAGGAGAGCCCGAACGACGGGCCGCGGACCCTGGTGACCAACCCGGCGGACAGCAAGGCCTCGCCGAACGGGTGGCACGACACCGGCACGCCGGGTGGCAAATACACCACCACCCAGGGCAACAACGTCCACGCCTACCAGGACCAGGACAACAACAACGCTCCGGACTTCGGCAGCAGCCCGAACGGCGGGTCGAACCTCAGCTTCGACTTCCCGCTGGACCTGGCCGAGCACGCGCAGAACTACCGGGACGCGGCCACGGCCAACCTGTTCTACTGGAACAACGTCATCCACGACGTCTCCTACCTGTACGGCTTCGACGAGGTGTCCGGCAACTTCCAG encodes:
- a CDS encoding LVIVD repeat-containing protein, producing the protein MLAAGILMVGVLPGTASAAEPDPRIGLGAGWLDAQSAISNLEHVAHRDKPAGFVDPANPGNGGFYNSDFTFGGKYAFSGNYNGFNIYDVSKSSDPQLVTSVVCPGGQGDLSVHNNLLFMSVEETRGRVDCGTNPNVGTRFQGVRVFDISDVRNPVQVAAVQLCRGSHTHTLVTDPKDANNVYIYVSGTASVRPATTMEGCNNNAADGQNPSRWRIEVIKVPVAAPQQAAVVNEPRLFTDPATGRIDGLQNGPQTPRHPSGSTWSPTPNTNACHDITAYPEIGLAAGACQGNGILIDISDPANPRRIDEVSDPNFAYWHSATFNNDGTKVIFTDEWGGGSGARCRDTDQPEWGANAIFDIVDRKMKFASYYKLPVPQTLQENCVAHNGSLIPVPGRDIMMQAWYQGGISVFDFTDSAHPQEIAFFDRGPVNPNSLVLGGFWSAYWYNGNLYGNEIARGFDVFKLTPSQYLSAAEIKAASEVQLSQFNAQGQPKITWTPSFALARAYYDQLVRADAIGHPVKSQVDMFLERAEGFAADGKRSAAAAQLRALSNKLGAPQHQQLKTAVLDLADSL
- a CDS encoding DUF305 domain-containing protein, with protein sequence MPLSRRMTISAVVATVVVGSGVAVALWADSDPPYRPPSSHVVQPGAPGQPGKSLSGDEVSQVSPPGFTAADTLFIEGMIPHHAQALEMTGLLAGRTTNPDVTLLAKRIDVSQRDEITRMQRWLDERGVPSAGPHTGHAGHELMPGMLTDKQFDQLKKAHGAEFDRLFLTFMIGHHQGALKMVEELYATGGGLEPASDQFAREVNADQSIEIQRMQEMLAKMS
- a CDS encoding ParB/Srx family N-terminal domain-containing protein; protein product: MRFRSPSRRASLVGAALAVVVGAGAAVSASVALAAPGAPGTRPSFCGHDNRHTPFARYLCAESGDLLDVRIGDVHPTQPSLGYDEVYYKLGRYTLGKDAINKRFDDWCEADGRVEAASASPDARLDDPTSFTCALPAGAETADSIAAMKTVVIGPGGEPFLTDGHHTLTSFIETPDGGADLHVRLRVVANLSTLTRQDFWAEMRAHKWVYLRDPQGNPVTVNKLPTSVGLANFTDDKYRSLLYFGRDIGYAQNGLPFQEFYWGSWVRDSKPIDLATWNPNDQASYLATVRALTETMTVLPWDAVVDSGFTAAELGALKQWNDGKAANKGEFDKLSKPYSEAKPGKIAYAVEYKRAHGLS